The Acidobacteriota bacterium genome has a segment encoding these proteins:
- a CDS encoding CoA transferase gives MNGPLEGIRVLDLSKVLAGPYCSMMLGDHGADVIKVERPEKGDETRSWGPPFADGESAYFLCVNRNKRSITIDLGKKEGVEIARRLAKISDVLVENFVPGTMERFGLGYEELKNINPRLIFCSITGFGPDGPYRDRAGYDLVVSSLGGLMSITGPPDGPPCKVGVAITDVCTGIYAYGAICSALHERNRTGVGKRIDLSLLDVQVATLVNMGSSYLVSGEIPARWGASHETIVPYQTFMAKDRYVTISVGNDGLWAKFCKILGKDDWTDDPRYRTNDLRVRNRKDLIPLIEEEVAKRTCGEWVEILSGEGIPCAPLNTIDEVFQDPQVLHRKMLIEVNHPKAGKVKLAGIPVKYSDGELGVRLPPPTLGEHTREVLSGLLGYDDDEVKELAKRQAI, from the coding sequence ATGAACGGTCCTCTCGAAGGCATACGGGTGCTTGATCTCTCCAAGGTCCTTGCGGGACCCTATTGTTCGATGATGTTAGGCGACCACGGGGCGGACGTCATAAAGGTAGAAAGGCCGGAAAAAGGAGACGAGACGAGATCCTGGGGCCCGCCTTTCGCGGACGGCGAGAGTGCGTATTTTCTCTGCGTGAACAGGAACAAGCGCTCCATCACCATTGACCTTGGGAAGAAAGAGGGAGTTGAGATTGCAAGGAGGCTCGCGAAGATATCGGATGTCCTGGTGGAGAATTTTGTTCCGGGCACCATGGAAAGGTTCGGCCTCGGCTACGAGGAGCTCAAGAACATCAACCCGCGCCTCATCTTCTGCTCGATTACGGGGTTCGGGCCTGACGGGCCCTACCGCGACAGGGCGGGCTACGACCTCGTGGTGTCCAGCTTGGGAGGGCTCATGAGCATAACCGGCCCTCCGGACGGCCCGCCCTGCAAGGTCGGCGTCGCGATTACGGACGTATGCACGGGCATCTACGCCTACGGAGCGATATGCTCGGCGCTCCACGAGCGCAACCGCACGGGTGTGGGGAAAAGGATCGATCTCTCGCTTCTCGATGTCCAGGTTGCAACGCTCGTCAATATGGGGAGTTCCTATCTCGTATCGGGCGAGATTCCAGCGAGATGGGGCGCCTCGCACGAGACGATCGTTCCCTACCAGACATTCATGGCAAAGGACCGCTACGTCACCATCTCGGTGGGGAACGACGGCCTGTGGGCGAAGTTCTGCAAAATTCTCGGAAAGGACGACTGGACGGACGACCCCAGGTACAGGACGAACGACCTGAGGGTCAGGAACAGAAAGGATCTCATTCCTCTGATCGAGGAGGAGGTGGCCAAAAGGACATGCGGCGAGTGGGTAGAAATTCTCTCCGGGGAAGGGATTCCCTGCGCGCCCCTGAACACGATAGACGAGGTTTTTCAAGACCCCCAAGTGCTCCATCGCAAGATGCTCATTGAGGTGAACCACCCGAAAGCCGGCAAGGTGAAGCTGGCGGGGATTCCCGTAAAATATTCCGACGGCGAGCTCGGAGTGCGCCTTCCTCCCCCGACCCTGGGCGAGCACACGCGGGAGGTGCTTTCCGGGCTCCTCGGTTACGACGATGATGAGGTGAAGGAACTTGCGAAACGACAAGCCATATAG
- a CDS encoding long-chain fatty acid--CoA ligase, which produces MPLETLNECLRSGVSRFLKDDAFLGVNAAGEVYAVSSRDFYHRARLATLGLNAMEIQKGDRVALISENRFEWALVDLAVLNAGAVTVPLYTNASREQTQYILKDSGAKAAAVSKGPLLEKILEAGANLPDLKHIVTFERTGREDGQTILHLSDLEAKGAPVWEQNQDLHRQLLEAPKAEDLATIVYTSGTTGEPKGVMLTQGNLASNVLACADRVEFRSSDRALSFLPLSHIFERLLDYLYFFSGVSIVHVPDPFQLRECVKKTRPTIFTAVPRFYEKLHDEILDRASSNFLKRALARWSFKTGQRYAEAVLGGAAPPAGLALRYRLADAITFSRIRRAFGPVRLMISGGAPLSPELGKFFYAAGMCLTEGYGLTETSPVISQSPLEHPKYGTVGTPLRGVEVRIAEDGELLVKGPNVMPGYWNKEEATKRALTEDGWLRTGDLAALDGDGYLSITGRKKDIIVTAAGKNVAPQAIEALLKRSPYIEQAVAVGDKRKFIVALIVPSAQALEGKSASEAHQAIERDAARHMAGLSDYERVRRFAFLEKPLSVEDGTLTPTFKVRRHAVEEKYKDVIERLYK; this is translated from the coding sequence ATGCCGCTTGAGACGCTGAACGAGTGCCTGCGCTCCGGCGTGAGCCGGTTCCTGAAAGACGACGCCTTCCTCGGGGTGAACGCCGCGGGGGAGGTCTACGCCGTTTCCTCGCGCGATTTCTACCACCGCGCGCGCCTTGCGACGCTCGGCCTGAACGCGATGGAGATTCAAAAAGGCGACCGCGTGGCGCTCATTTCCGAGAATCGCTTCGAGTGGGCGCTTGTGGACCTGGCCGTTCTGAACGCCGGTGCCGTCACGGTGCCGCTCTACACGAACGCCTCCAGGGAGCAGACTCAATATATATTGAAGGACTCTGGCGCGAAGGCCGCCGCCGTCTCGAAGGGTCCGCTGTTGGAGAAGATTCTCGAAGCCGGGGCGAATCTTCCGGACCTGAAACACATCGTCACGTTCGAAAGGACGGGCAGGGAGGACGGGCAGACCATCCTCCACCTGAGCGACCTCGAAGCGAAGGGGGCACCGGTCTGGGAGCAGAACCAGGACTTGCATCGCCAGCTTCTCGAAGCCCCGAAGGCCGAAGACCTTGCCACCATCGTCTACACCTCCGGCACGACGGGCGAGCCCAAGGGCGTCATGCTGACGCAGGGCAACCTCGCCTCGAACGTCCTGGCCTGTGCCGACCGGGTGGAGTTTCGCTCCTCCGACCGCGCGCTTTCCTTTCTTCCCCTCAGCCACATTTTCGAGCGGCTGCTCGACTACCTCTATTTCTTCTCGGGCGTGAGCATCGTCCACGTTCCCGACCCGTTTCAGTTGCGGGAGTGCGTGAAGAAAACACGGCCTACCATTTTCACGGCGGTTCCGCGCTTCTACGAAAAGCTCCACGACGAGATTCTCGACCGCGCCTCCTCGAATTTTCTCAAAAGGGCGCTCGCGCGGTGGAGCTTCAAGACCGGACAGCGGTACGCCGAGGCGGTCCTCGGCGGCGCCGCTCCCCCGGCGGGGCTCGCGCTCCGCTACCGCCTGGCCGACGCGATCACCTTTTCGCGCATCCGCAGGGCCTTCGGCCCCGTGCGCCTCATGATCTCGGGCGGCGCGCCACTTTCGCCGGAGCTCGGGAAATTCTTCTACGCCGCGGGCATGTGCCTCACCGAGGGCTACGGCCTGACGGAAACCTCGCCCGTCATTTCCCAGAGCCCGCTGGAGCACCCCAAATACGGCACCGTGGGGACGCCTCTCCGCGGCGTCGAGGTCAGGATCGCCGAAGACGGCGAGCTCCTGGTGAAGGGCCCCAACGTGATGCCCGGCTATTGGAACAAGGAAGAGGCCACGAAGAGGGCCTTAACGGAGGACGGCTGGCTCCGCACGGGCGACCTCGCCGCGCTCGACGGGGACGGCTACCTCAGCATCACGGGCCGCAAGAAGGACATCATCGTGACGGCGGCAGGGAAGAACGTCGCGCCGCAGGCCATCGAGGCGCTCCTCAAGCGCAGCCCCTACATCGAGCAGGCCGTCGCGGTCGGCGACAAGAGGAAATTCATCGTGGCGCTCATCGTTCCAAGCGCCCAGGCGCTTGAAGGAAAAAGCGCCTCCGAGGCGCACCAGGCCATCGAGCGGGACGCCGCGCGGCACATGGCCGGGCTCTCTGACTACGAGCGCGTGAGACGCTTCGCGTTTCTGGAAAAGCCCCTCAGCGTGGAGGACGGAACGCTCACGCCCACGTTCAAGGTGCGCCGCCACGCCGTGGAGGAGAAATACAAGGACGTGATCGAGAGGCTGTACAAGTAG
- a CDS encoding tetratricopeptide repeat protein translates to MVDKHLFEAARRAGEEGEHKSRMGLYLKMLRSAHHKTLREVTDEAQQYGEVVSASLLADAENGNVIPSAPKLITLAKIYHVHPQRFLDLIDLDRQPKTVPGEKSPGVLEKRADGAFQAGDYAQAYAYLEEALSFPAEPAHAALLRNRKAECLWKMGKLQWARDEFERVLGLFELDDSSRVQAYSNLSAVFRQMGNFEMSRAMALQALALTEVHDDSEHQGAILNTLGDLDYDLYEHRERSDSFLLGRAIEHYSLSLDFFKKTKDKQAQRVVVLMNLGHSYILNAQGRKGYRNLHDALKLSEKLNHHRYTALALSGLGKGHYEQEGYEAAKDYFHKSELMAVRHGYPDIRFVNHYYLWRMARAERNEVVERRAHRALKTLLKQCDSDSVEVARFLEFLQEEKGGKE, encoded by the coding sequence ATGGTGGACAAGCACTTGTTTGAAGCCGCGCGGAGGGCCGGTGAGGAGGGGGAGCACAAGTCCCGCATGGGGCTCTATCTGAAGATGCTTCGCTCGGCGCACCATAAGACGCTGCGGGAGGTGACCGACGAAGCGCAGCAGTACGGCGAGGTCGTTTCGGCCTCTCTGCTCGCCGACGCCGAGAATGGCAACGTCATTCCCTCCGCCCCCAAGCTCATCACGCTGGCCAAGATCTATCACGTGCATCCGCAGCGCTTCCTCGACCTCATCGACCTTGACCGGCAGCCGAAAACGGTCCCCGGCGAGAAGAGCCCAGGGGTGCTCGAGAAGCGGGCGGACGGGGCGTTCCAGGCGGGCGACTACGCGCAGGCGTACGCCTATCTCGAGGAGGCGCTCTCTTTCCCCGCGGAGCCCGCCCACGCGGCCCTCCTCCGCAACCGGAAGGCGGAGTGTCTGTGGAAGATGGGAAAACTCCAGTGGGCGCGCGACGAGTTCGAGAGGGTGCTAGGCCTGTTCGAGCTCGACGATTCTTCGAGGGTGCAGGCGTACAGCAACCTCTCGGCCGTGTTCCGGCAGATGGGAAACTTCGAGATGTCGCGCGCCATGGCGCTCCAGGCCCTGGCCCTGACGGAGGTCCACGATGACTCGGAGCACCAGGGCGCCATCCTGAACACCCTCGGTGACCTGGATTACGACCTCTACGAGCACCGCGAGCGCTCGGACTCGTTCCTGCTCGGGCGGGCGATCGAGCACTACAGCCTGTCGCTGGATTTTTTCAAGAAGACCAAGGACAAGCAGGCGCAGCGCGTGGTGGTGCTCATGAACCTGGGCCATAGCTACATCCTCAACGCCCAGGGGCGCAAGGGATACCGCAATCTCCACGACGCACTCAAGCTGAGCGAGAAGCTCAACCACCACCGCTACACCGCCCTCGCACTCAGCGGCCTCGGCAAGGGGCACTACGAGCAGGAGGGCTACGAAGCGGCCAAGGACTACTTCCACAAGAGCGAGCTCATGGCCGTCCGGCACGGCTATCCCGACATCCGCTTCGTGAACCACTACTACCTTTGGCGCATGGCACGCGCGGAGCGGAACGAGGTGGTCGAGCGAAGAGCGCACCGGGCCCTCAAAACCCTCCTCAAGCAGTGCGATTCGGACTCGGTCGAGGTCGCGCGCTTCCTGGAATTTCTTCAAGAAGAAAAAGGGGGGAAAGAGTAG
- a CDS encoding DMT family transporter has protein sequence MFSDHFWLETTFLAFFLYGIGQGLLKQYVGDVSAYRFCLYAVPTYFLADAVFYLLYMPSPNPFAAEGRQFMYYALTLCLLEGVAYVCYYESIAGGLISIVGTVSAAYPAVTVVYAYFILDETLSTKQYIGVFMVIAGCIGIAYEPSDPDQKVSKRRVLGMPVWFLQALIAALGWGIGAGMTRYAFEYTENASEGNMALFGFIGYCLPLAVYGAYKEKDWKFPKRQMALAFTPLMMIAIGDVILIISYKYGLASIVTPVSGAYPALTIVYAFFVLKEKLTPLQWVFVTIIFVGMLMAPGAE, from the coding sequence ATGTTCAGCGACCATTTTTGGCTGGAGACCACGTTTCTCGCGTTTTTCCTCTACGGAATTGGTCAGGGACTGCTCAAGCAGTACGTCGGGGACGTATCGGCCTATCGTTTCTGCCTGTACGCCGTGCCGACGTACTTCCTGGCGGACGCGGTTTTTTATTTGTTATATATGCCCTCACCCAACCCGTTTGCCGCCGAGGGGCGCCAGTTTATGTATTACGCGCTGACGCTCTGCCTCCTGGAGGGCGTGGCCTATGTCTGTTATTACGAGTCCATTGCGGGCGGCCTCATCAGCATTGTCGGGACGGTTTCCGCCGCCTATCCGGCCGTGACCGTCGTGTATGCCTATTTTATTTTGGACGAAACCTTGTCCACCAAACAATACATCGGGGTCTTTATGGTGATCGCCGGGTGCATCGGCATCGCGTACGAGCCTTCCGACCCAGACCAAAAGGTCTCGAAGCGCCGAGTTCTGGGAATGCCGGTATGGTTCTTACAGGCCCTGATTGCCGCGCTCGGATGGGGGATCGGGGCAGGGATGACGAGATACGCCTTCGAGTATACGGAAAATGCGAGCGAGGGCAATATGGCGTTGTTCGGTTTCATCGGCTATTGCCTCCCGCTGGCCGTGTATGGCGCGTACAAGGAAAAGGATTGGAAATTCCCGAAAAGGCAGATGGCGCTCGCCTTTACGCCCCTGATGATGATAGCCATCGGCGACGTGATACTCATCATTTCCTACAAATATGGCCTGGCTTCTATCGTGACGCCTGTGTCGGGCGCGTATCCGGCGCTGACGATAGTGTATGCGTTCTTCGTTCTCAAGGAGAAGCTCACGCCCCTTCAGTGGGTGTTCGTCACGATAATTTTCGTCGGCATGCTCATGGCCCCGGGCGCGGAATAG
- a CDS encoding homocysteine S-methyltransferase family protein, translating into MPSRSIVDRLKAGEYIVMDGAMGSELQRRGVDVDKGCSVDKLGVWSAAANLDAPDVVRAIHEDYLKVGAEIIISNNFFTSKGMLSMIGEQNRWEEYVRRGGELAVAARDAVNPEAYVAGGIAPTFGYQNVNEDCGSDLGQEFEAISRILAEAGVDFMLPEYMAGEIVHETPIKDCVTAVDACAKTKLPVFLGLNIATDGKKDGKMMHGETYAELVAALKGHRVDGIFLMCCDPDEVTASLPELRKAFAGPIGAYAELGYYENPKYGTSPDEKFWLHGIRGITPEKYAEYAREWKKMGAQIIGGCCSSEPKHIKAIAPVVKG; encoded by the coding sequence ATGCCATCGCGAAGCATTGTCGATCGGCTTAAGGCCGGCGAGTATATAGTTATGGACGGGGCCATGGGGAGCGAGCTACAAAGGCGCGGAGTCGACGTGGACAAGGGCTGCTCCGTCGATAAGCTCGGCGTGTGGTCGGCCGCCGCGAACCTCGACGCCCCGGATGTCGTCCGGGCGATCCACGAGGATTACCTCAAGGTCGGAGCCGAGATCATCATCAGCAACAATTTCTTTACGAGCAAGGGGATGCTGTCTATGATCGGCGAGCAGAACCGATGGGAGGAGTACGTGCGGCGGGGCGGTGAGCTGGCCGTCGCGGCCCGTGACGCCGTCAATCCCGAAGCGTACGTTGCGGGCGGCATCGCCCCCACCTTCGGATACCAGAACGTAAACGAAGACTGCGGCAGCGATCTCGGCCAGGAGTTCGAGGCCATATCCCGCATCCTCGCCGAGGCGGGCGTGGACTTTATGCTTCCCGAGTACATGGCGGGGGAAATCGTGCACGAGACCCCGATCAAGGACTGCGTGACGGCCGTGGACGCCTGCGCAAAGACGAAGCTTCCCGTGTTCCTCGGGCTGAACATCGCAACCGACGGGAAGAAAGACGGAAAGATGATGCACGGAGAGACCTACGCCGAACTCGTCGCGGCGCTCAAGGGCCACAGGGTGGACGGCATCTTCCTGATGTGCTGCGACCCCGACGAGGTTACGGCCAGCCTGCCCGAGCTGCGCAAGGCCTTCGCCGGGCCCATCGGCGCCTACGCTGAATTAGGGTATTACGAAAATCCCAAGTACGGCACCTCGCCCGACGAAAAGTTCTGGCTCCACGGGATCCGGGGGATCACCCCGGAAAAATACGCCGAGTACGCCCGCGAGTGGAAGAAGATGGGCGCCCAGATCATCGGGGGGTGCTGCTCGAGCGAGCCCAAGCACATCAAGGCCATCGCGCCCGTGGTGAAGGGTTAG
- a CDS encoding DMT family transporter has translation MLSLLSGHWLVLTLITVFLYGIAEGLCKQFIGDITPPRFCLYSVPIAAVVYLGFYLMHDHPPPLDPEGRQFLFFAVLASLMESTSAVLYFEALSGGPVSIVGPITAAAPVVTVVSARFILDEILTPAQYAGIVLVIAACIGIAHAHSDPERSGESGSGKRGTSRLWFLQSVLAMCGWGMGATLTKYAYQLPRANEANFMLYWGFAVAITLGGYGVLREREWKFPAREIALAAAPLVMFSTGSLLLILAYKWGPASLVTTLLAGSIPIMLVYAFFIIGERLTRIQWLCITLVFIGMILCSGPE, from the coding sequence ATGCTTTCCCTGCTGAGCGGGCATTGGCTGGTGCTTACGTTAATCACGGTTTTCCTCTACGGGATTGCGGAGGGGTTGTGCAAGCAGTTCATCGGGGACATAACGCCCCCTCGCTTCTGCCTGTATTCCGTGCCGATAGCCGCCGTGGTGTACTTGGGTTTTTATCTGATGCATGACCATCCTCCGCCGCTTGATCCCGAGGGCCGGCAGTTTCTCTTCTTCGCGGTGCTGGCCAGCCTGATGGAGAGCACGAGCGCGGTCCTTTACTTCGAGGCCCTTTCGGGCGGCCCCGTGAGCATCGTCGGCCCGATTACTGCGGCCGCTCCGGTCGTGACCGTCGTGTCGGCCCGTTTTATTTTGGATGAAATCCTGACCCCCGCCCAATACGCGGGGATTGTGCTGGTGATCGCCGCATGCATAGGCATTGCGCATGCGCATTCAGACCCGGAGCGGTCCGGCGAATCCGGGTCCGGCAAAAGGGGCACGAGCCGGCTGTGGTTCCTGCAGTCCGTTCTTGCCATGTGCGGATGGGGAATGGGGGCGACGCTGACGAAATACGCCTACCAGCTGCCCCGGGCGAACGAGGCCAATTTCATGCTGTATTGGGGATTCGCCGTGGCGATCACCCTGGGCGGGTACGGCGTGCTTCGGGAGCGAGAGTGGAAATTTCCGGCAAGGGAAATTGCCCTCGCCGCCGCGCCCCTGGTGATGTTTTCCACCGGCAGCCTGCTGCTCATCCTCGCCTATAAGTGGGGGCCGGCCTCGCTCGTGACGACTTTGCTGGCCGGCTCCATACCCATAATGCTGGTGTACGCGTTCTTCATCATCGGGGAGAGGCTCACGCGCATTCAGTGGCTGTGCATCACGCTGGTTTTCATAGGCATGATTTTATGCTCCGGCCCGGAGTAG
- a CDS encoding tetratricopeptide repeat protein translates to MSETPGRPRGKATLWVVVVIVVVAVAGWWMWRTLPSVSLLTRGEGAEEKKEEQFVIAVAPFWGPDERALEKGLDMQRLAEEMFEQELGDEENVTILADDFIPPRTEEEARVLGETLQADLILWGQIHTFPSYLEIRPHLELLRTIRWLRERESSVLVFFTLPEEMSLEKIGAQDLRNAARLVMAAHYQGEPDKALGFLQKIDPPTAESLRWQGNIYVFQNNWEEAEVLFQQAIALDPEYAVLHVDVGWAHTYQEEYEEALSSFQKAMELDPKDAEAHAGLGWAYSDLGRYEESVQEFLKAVALDPHSFATRNGLGWVYYHMGRYEESVREFQTPIPWGYKGAERRTAAASEYEDSYSQLAYTLALLKTGMEKEARAHEKELRKIYAGLAEAEWPAPLVRFYAGIITEDAALEAAESDDEETDRGQKCEAYYYVGMRRLLGGDREKAGEFFKKCLATGATTFPEYRSTERELGQSEQ, encoded by the coding sequence ATGAGCGAAACGCCGGGGCGGCCGCGAGGAAAGGCAACCCTCTGGGTTGTGGTTGTCATCGTTGTCGTCGCGGTGGCGGGATGGTGGATGTGGAGAACCCTCCCCTCCGTTTCCCTTCTCACGCGGGGAGAGGGGGCGGAAGAAAAAAAGGAGGAACAATTCGTCATCGCGGTGGCGCCGTTCTGGGGGCCGGACGAGAGGGCCCTGGAAAAGGGCCTGGACATGCAGCGCCTGGCGGAGGAAATGTTTGAACAGGAATTGGGGGACGAGGAGAACGTAACGATCCTGGCGGATGATTTCATCCCGCCCCGCACCGAGGAGGAGGCAAGGGTCCTCGGCGAAACGCTCCAGGCGGACCTCATCCTCTGGGGCCAGATACATACGTTTCCCAGCTACCTGGAAATTCGACCCCACCTCGAGCTCCTGAGGACCATCCGGTGGCTGCGGGAGAGGGAGAGTTCCGTGCTGGTGTTTTTCACCCTGCCCGAGGAGATGAGCCTGGAAAAGATAGGAGCGCAGGATCTTCGCAACGCGGCGCGTCTCGTGATGGCCGCACACTACCAGGGCGAGCCAGACAAGGCGCTCGGCTTCCTGCAAAAGATCGACCCTCCCACCGCCGAGAGCCTGCGCTGGCAGGGTAACATTTACGTCTTTCAAAACAACTGGGAAGAAGCGGAAGTCTTATTTCAACAAGCCATCGCGCTCGACCCGGAATACGCCGTGCTGCACGTCGACGTGGGATGGGCTCACACCTACCAGGAAGAATACGAGGAGGCGCTTTCGAGCTTTCAGAAGGCCATGGAGCTCGACCCGAAGGACGCCGAGGCGCACGCCGGCCTGGGGTGGGCTTATTCCGACCTGGGAAGATACGAGGAAAGCGTACAGGAATTTCTGAAAGCCGTAGCGCTCGACCCACACAGCTTCGCTACACGCAACGGCCTGGGGTGGGTGTACTACCACATGGGAAGATACGAGGAGAGCGTCCGGGAATTCCAGACGCCCATTCCCTGGGGTTATAAAGGCGCCGAGCGTCGCACGGCCGCGGCCTCGGAGTACGAGGACAGCTACAGCCAGCTCGCCTACACGCTCGCCCTCCTGAAAACAGGCATGGAGAAAGAAGCCCGGGCGCACGAAAAAGAGCTGAGGAAAATCTACGCGGGACTCGCGGAGGCCGAATGGCCCGCGCCCCTGGTGCGCTTCTACGCCGGCATCATCACGGAAGACGCCGCCCTCGAAGCGGCTGAAAGCGACGACGAGGAGACCGACCGCGGCCAGAAGTGCGAGGCGTACTACTACGTCGGCATGCGGCGCCTTCTCGGCGGCGACCGGGAAAAGGCCGGGGAATTTTTTAAAAAATGCCTAGCGACCGGGGCGACGACCTTCCCCGAATACCGCAGCACCGAGCGGGAGCTGGGACAATCGGAGCAGTAG
- a CDS encoding DMT family transporter yields the protein MLIEPWFVLTMVAVFGYGISDGLYKQFLDESITVSRFCLYSVPITIVVYGYYFLTNEHAPPFAPEGREFMFYVILAATLENAAWILSFEALVSGPISIIAPVCAAYPAVTAVLIFLDARFTHLLDETLSPHQYLGVALVVIGCMGIAYEPSTPTEKPARRFLGIPIWFIECVLAAILWGIGGMMDGWVYELPNASEANFALFAGIATALALLFYGLIQEREWKFPPIKEPLQAFIPLGLNAVGDVAIMVAYNMGPATLVTTLSAASIPITLVYAFIILSERLNRFQWTCITLTFIGAILCSGP from the coding sequence ATGCTGATCGAGCCTTGGTTCGTACTTACAATGGTTGCGGTATTCGGCTACGGGATATCGGACGGATTGTACAAGCAATTCCTCGACGAGAGTATAACGGTCTCCCGTTTCTGCCTGTATTCCGTACCGATAACAATCGTGGTCTACGGGTATTATTTTCTGACCAACGAGCACGCTCCGCCGTTTGCTCCGGAGGGGCGCGAGTTTATGTTCTACGTGATACTGGCCGCCACACTGGAAAACGCGGCATGGATTCTTTCCTTCGAGGCCCTTGTGAGCGGCCCCATCAGTATTATCGCCCCGGTTTGCGCGGCCTATCCGGCCGTGACCGCCGTGCTGATCTTCCTTGATGCGCGCTTCACCCATCTTTTGGATGAAACCCTGTCCCCCCATCAATACCTAGGGGTTGCGTTGGTCGTCATCGGCTGCATGGGCATTGCGTACGAGCCTTCCACTCCCACGGAAAAGCCCGCGCGCCGATTTCTAGGGATACCCATATGGTTTATAGAGTGCGTTCTTGCCGCGATTCTATGGGGGATCGGAGGGATGATGGACGGCTGGGTCTATGAGCTGCCCAATGCGAGCGAGGCCAATTTCGCGTTGTTTGCGGGGATTGCCACGGCGCTCGCGCTCCTTTTCTACGGCCTGATTCAGGAGCGCGAGTGGAAATTCCCCCCGATAAAGGAACCGCTGCAGGCCTTCATTCCGCTTGGGCTTAACGCCGTCGGCGACGTGGCGATCATGGTCGCCTATAACATGGGCCCGGCCACGCTCGTGACGACCCTGTCGGCCGCTTCCATCCCGATAACGCTGGTGTATGCGTTCATCATCCTCAGTGAGAGGCTTAATCGCTTTCAGTGGACGTGCATCACGCTTACTTTCATCGGCGCGATTTTATGCTCCGGCCCGTAG
- a CDS encoding EamA family transporter, translating to MLLFEPWFGLSLIAVFSYGISDGVYKQFLDESISVSRFCAYGAITTILFYGGFAWYWHLTEDHPMPFALHDLEFMLYGTLSSTLETTAWILTFEAIVHGPVSIVGPISAAYPAVTAVIVILDARYIHLLDEILFPWQYVGVAVVILGCMGIAYEPSSPTEKPSRKILGIPIWFYQSALAAILWGIGGFMDRWVYELPNASEANFLIYGGIGDVIYLGGYGLIRARVKKEWDFSFKEFGWACVPLMINGVADVALTVA from the coding sequence ATGCTTTTATTTGAGCCCTGGTTCGGGCTTTCATTGATTGCGGTATTCAGTTACGGGATATCGGACGGAGTGTACAAGCAATTCCTCGACGAGAGCATATCGGTCTCCCGTTTCTGCGCGTACGGCGCAATTACGACGATCTTGTTCTACGGAGGGTTCGCCTGGTACTGGCATCTGACCGAGGACCATCCTATGCCGTTCGCTCTCCATGATTTAGAGTTTATGCTCTACGGGACTCTGTCCAGCACACTGGAGACCACGGCCTGGATTCTTACATTTGAAGCCATTGTGCACGGCCCCGTAAGTATCGTCGGCCCGATATCCGCGGCCTATCCGGCCGTGACCGCTGTTATCGTCATTCTTGATGCGCGCTACATCCATCTTTTGGATGAAATCCTGTTCCCCTGGCAATACGTGGGGGTTGCGGTGGTCATCCTAGGTTGCATGGGCATCGCGTACGAGCCTTCCTCTCCCACGGAGAAGCCCTCGCGCAAGATTTTAGGGATACCCATATGGTTTTACCAGTCCGCCCTTGCCGCGATTCTATGGGGGATCGGGGGGTTCATGGACCGCTGGGTCTACGAGCTGCCCAATGCGAGCGAGGCCAATTTTTTAATATACGGGGGAATTGGCGATGTGATATATCTCGGCGGCTACGGCCTGATCCGGGCGCGCGTGAAGAAAGAGTGGGACTTCTCGTTCAAGGAGTTTGGGTGGGCCTGTGTGCCGCTGATGATAAACGGCGTAGCCGACGTGGCGCTCACGGTCGCCT
- a CDS encoding DUF2938 family protein, with amino-acid sequence MDLVMTGVVAGVLGTLVMDSLNHLFSRTGMLLKIDVRMIGRMSAGWARGRFRYRHPGEMEQVANELLYGYITHYSIGVGLAVTYMLGWDLLVGGPASPAWALVYGVATTVASHFFVLPSMGLGVFGRRSPEGIRSPLSSLANHLFYGVGIAVAVALA; translated from the coding sequence ATGGATCTCGTCATGACGGGAGTGGTAGCCGGAGTGTTGGGGACGTTGGTGATGGATTCCTTGAACCATCTCTTCTCCCGAACTGGGATGCTCCTGAAGATCGACGTGAGGATGATCGGGAGAATGTCCGCGGGGTGGGCACGTGGGCGCTTCCGCTATCGCCATCCAGGCGAAATGGAACAGGTCGCAAATGAGTTGCTCTATGGCTATATCACGCATTACTCCATCGGTGTGGGCCTCGCGGTCACCTACATGCTCGGCTGGGATCTCTTGGTTGGAGGGCCTGCATCACCGGCATGGGCCCTTGTCTATGGCGTCGCGACGACGGTAGCCTCTCATTTCTTCGTTCTCCCTTCCATGGGGCTGGGTGTGTTTGGCAGGCGGTCTCCCGAAGGCATTAGGAGCCCTCTCTCCAGCCTGGCCAACCACCTATTCTATGGAGTGGGTATTGCGGTCGCGGTCGCACTTGCGTGA